From Microbacterium sp. LWH7-1.2:
CGACAGCGAATGGCAGCAGGCACCCGGCCAGCCGGACGGCGGCTACACCGACATCACCGCCCACGTCTCGAAGGACGGCCGCATCGCGCGCATCGCGTTCGACCGGCCGGAGGTGCGCAACGCCTTCCGCCCGCACACCGTCGACGAGCTCTACCGCGCCCTCGACATCGCCCGCCAGGACCCGCGCGTCGGTGTCGTGCTGCTCACGGGCAACGGACCGAGCCCGAAAGACGGCGGCTGGGCGTTCTGCTCTGGCGGCGACCAGCGCATCCGCGGGCGCGACGGCTACAAGTACTCCGAGGACGAGACTGCCGTCCCCGCCGACGCGCAGGCCCGCGCCGGCCGGCTGCACATCCTCGAGGTGCAGCGACTCATCCGGTTCATGCCCAAGGTCGTGATCGCCGTGATCCCCGGCTGGGCGGCCGGCGGCGGGCACTCGCTGCACGTCGTGTGCGACCTCTCGATCGCCTCCGCCGAGCACGGCCGGTTCAAGCAGACCGACGCCGACGTCGGGAGCTTCGACGCCGGATACGGCTCGGCGTATTTCGCCCGGCAGATCGGGCAGAAGTTCGCGCGCGAGGTCTTCTTCCTCGCCGAGGAGTACTCCGCGCAGCGCGCGTACGAGATGGGCGCCGTCAACCGCGTGGTGCCGCACGCCGACCTCGAGCGCGAGGCCGTCGCGATGGCCCGCACCATCCTCACCAAGTCGCCGACCGCGATCCGGATGCTCAAGTTCGCCTTCAACGCCGTCGACGACGGCATGGTCGGGCAGCAGGTGTTCGCGGGCGAGGCCACGCGCCTCGCGTACGGCACCGACGAGGCGGTCGAGGGCCGCGACTCGTTCCTCGAGAAGCGCGACCCCGACTGGTCGCCGTACCCCTGGCACTTCTGATGAGCATCGGCTCCTCCACATCCCATGCCGGGGTCCTGGGAGCGCGGCGAGACCGCCTGCGCCGCCAGGCTCTGCAGGGGTTGATGGCCGCGTGAAGCTCGTACCCGTCGTCGGCGACGACCCCCGCGAGATCCTGCGGGGGCTGCGCGGCGCGCTCCACGGCGCAGGACCCGCGCTCGGGCTCGGTCTCGTCAGCGGGCATCCCGCCGACGTCCGGCCGGGGACCGCGGTGGTCGTGACGACCTCCGGATCGACCGGCATCCCGAAGAGCGTCGTCCTCAGCCGCGACGCCCTCACCGCGAGCGCGCTGTCGACGGCCGACCGGATCGGCGACGGCGCATGGCTGCTGGCGCTGCCCGCGAGCTACGTCGCCGGCCTGCAGGTGCTCGTGCGCTCGCTCGTCGCCGACCGTGAGCCCGCGATCCTCTCCGGCGCGTTCACCCCCCAGGCCTTCGCGGCTGCCGCCCTCACGATGGTGTCGACCGAAGGCGGCGAGCGCGTGCCCACCTACACGTCGCTGGTGCCCGCGCAGCTGTCGAAGCTGCTCGACGCGGCCGAGCACGACCCCTCCGTGCTCGCGGCCGTCCGCTCGTTCGAGACGATCCTCGTCGGAGGCCAGGCGCTTCCCGCCGTCACCCTGGAGCGCGCCGAAGCCGCGGGGGCGCGCATCGTGCGCACCTACGGCTCCACCGAGACCTGCGGCGGCTGCGTGTACGACGGCGTAGCCCTGGGCAACGTGCGGCTGCGCATCGAGCACGGCGAGGTGCAGGTCTCGGGCCCCGTCCTGGCCGACGGCTATCTGGGCGACGAAGAGCGAACGGATGCTGCCTTCCTCCGCGACCGCGACGGATCCCGGTGGTACCGCACCGGCGACGCGGGGCTCATCGAGGACGGGGTCCT
This genomic window contains:
- a CDS encoding 1,4-dihydroxy-2-naphthoyl-CoA synthase, which codes for MSVSELFDDSEWQQAPGQPDGGYTDITAHVSKDGRIARIAFDRPEVRNAFRPHTVDELYRALDIARQDPRVGVVLLTGNGPSPKDGGWAFCSGGDQRIRGRDGYKYSEDETAVPADAQARAGRLHILEVQRLIRFMPKVVIAVIPGWAAGGGHSLHVVCDLSIASAEHGRFKQTDADVGSFDAGYGSAYFARQIGQKFAREVFFLAEEYSAQRAYEMGAVNRVVPHADLEREAVAMARTILTKSPTAIRMLKFAFNAVDDGMVGQQVFAGEATRLAYGTDEAVEGRDSFLEKRDPDWSPYPWHF
- a CDS encoding AMP-binding protein is translated as MKLVPVVGDDPREILRGLRGALHGAGPALGLGLVSGHPADVRPGTAVVVTTSGSTGIPKSVVLSRDALTASALSTADRIGDGAWLLALPASYVAGLQVLVRSLVADREPAILSGAFTPQAFAAAALTMVSTEGGERVPTYTSLVPAQLSKLLDAAEHDPSVLAAVRSFETILVGGQALPAVTLERAEAAGARIVRTYGSTETCGGCVYDGVALGNVRLRIEHGEVQVSGPVLADGYLGDEERTDAAFLRDRDGSRWYRTGDAGLIEDGVLRVRGRLDHVIVSGGLNVSLDRVERIVRGIPGLALAVVVGVPDERWGEASVVVASRGEALRRSEAVQLEEARAAVQAEIGAHARPSRLVLVDELATLPSGKPDREAIRRAVMLLH